A region of Paraburkholderia sp. BL23I1N1 DNA encodes the following proteins:
- a CDS encoding acetoacetate decarboxylase: MTLDEIRKNAFAMPVHNPAYPRPPFRFLNREYFIISYETDIDAVRAIVPEPLTVDNGLVHYEFIRMPDSSGFGDYTESGQVISVLDEAGRKASYTHAMYLDDEGPIAGGREIWGFPKKLASPRLSVDGKDTLLGTLDYGTQRIATGTMGYKYRPLDIESERKKLADTPNYLLKVIPHVDGSPRICELVRFYLRDVSVLGAWEGPAALELHAHALAPVADLPVKRVVAARHVIANLTLDVGEVAYDYLAPAEALKLAVNQ, translated from the coding sequence GTGACACTCGATGAAATCCGCAAGAATGCCTTCGCCATGCCGGTGCATAACCCGGCCTATCCGCGTCCCCCATTTCGATTCCTCAACCGCGAATACTTCATCATTTCGTACGAGACCGATATCGATGCGGTTCGCGCGATCGTGCCGGAGCCTCTGACGGTCGACAACGGTCTGGTCCACTACGAGTTCATCCGGATGCCGGATTCATCAGGCTTTGGCGACTACACAGAGAGTGGTCAGGTTATCTCGGTCCTGGACGAAGCCGGCCGGAAAGCCAGCTATACGCACGCGATGTATCTCGACGACGAAGGTCCAATCGCCGGTGGCCGGGAGATTTGGGGGTTCCCGAAAAAGCTCGCGTCACCCCGTTTATCCGTGGACGGAAAAGATACGTTGCTCGGCACACTCGACTACGGGACGCAACGGATCGCGACTGGCACGATGGGCTACAAGTACCGCCCGCTCGATATCGAATCCGAACGCAAGAAACTCGCGGACACCCCCAATTATCTGTTGAAGGTGATCCCCCATGTGGATGGCTCACCGCGAATTTGCGAACTCGTACGCTTCTACCTGCGCGACGTTTCCGTGCTCGGTGCGTGGGAGGGTCCCGCTGCGCTCGAGCTGCATGCACATGCGTTGGCGCCGGTCGCCGATCTGCCTGTCAAAAGGGTAGTGGCCGCCCGACACGTCATTGCAAATCTCACCCTCGATGTGGGCGAAGTCGCTTACGACTATCTCGCCCCGGCGGAAGCCCTGAAGCTTGCCGTGAACCAATAA
- a CDS encoding 3-hydroxybutyrate dehydrogenase, with protein MSLQGKVALVTGAASGIGEQCARELASEGAAVVIADLNLANAQQVADSIAAAGGRALAVSMDVTSEEAVNAGIEEAVALLGGIDVLVSNAGIQIVNPIEDYAYSDWKKMLAIHLDGAFLTTKAAIKHMYASGKGGAIIYMGSVHSHEASKLKSAYVTAKHGLLGLARVVAKEGGSRGVRANVVCPGFVRTPLVDKQIPEQAKALGMSEAQVVKDVMLKETVDGEFTTVADVARTVAFLAGFESAALTGQSIVVSHGWFMQ; from the coding sequence ATGTCGTTGCAAGGAAAAGTCGCGCTCGTGACGGGCGCAGCAAGCGGTATCGGTGAACAATGCGCACGCGAACTGGCTTCGGAGGGTGCGGCCGTCGTCATTGCGGACCTGAATCTGGCAAACGCGCAGCAGGTCGCGGACAGTATCGCCGCCGCGGGTGGTAGAGCGCTTGCCGTGTCGATGGATGTCACCAGCGAAGAAGCGGTCAACGCAGGTATCGAAGAAGCGGTGGCCCTACTTGGCGGTATCGACGTATTGGTGTCGAACGCGGGCATTCAGATTGTCAACCCGATTGAGGACTACGCCTATTCTGACTGGAAGAAGATGCTCGCCATTCACCTGGACGGCGCCTTTCTAACCACGAAGGCGGCCATCAAGCATATGTACGCGTCGGGAAAGGGCGGCGCCATCATCTACATGGGCTCGGTTCATTCACACGAGGCGTCGAAGCTGAAGTCGGCTTACGTTACCGCCAAACACGGTCTGCTCGGTCTTGCTCGCGTGGTCGCGAAGGAGGGCGGTTCGCGCGGCGTGAGAGCGAATGTCGTATGTCCGGGTTTTGTTCGGACTCCATTGGTTGACAAGCAGATTCCGGAACAGGCGAAAGCACTCGGTATGTCGGAAGCTCAGGTCGTGAAGGACGTGATGCTAAAGGAAACTGTCGACGGTGAATTCACCACCGTAGCCGACGTTGCCAGAACGGTGGCCTTCCTGGCAGGGTTTGAATCAGCCGCACTGACCGGACAGTCGATCGTGGTCAGCCACGGCTGGTTCATGCAATAA
- a CDS encoding patatin-like phospholipase family protein encodes MRHSQRNKLKQPNHLELPSYDEIGLVLQGGGALGSYQAGVYEGLAELGVEPTWISGISIGALNTAIIAGNAPEDRVEALRGFWNTICQPADLLGHVGALVPVAFGFPNVGRKWSSMWAAARALTEGQKGFFAPRFALPMAGVEKKQPNEVSFYDTTALRATLLKYANFDRINDGDVRVSVGAVNVRTGNLVYFDNTQIRLEPEHFMASGALPPGFPAVEIDGEFYWDGGLVSNTPLTEIVRECQHRDTLVFQVDLWSAGGTLPGDFLDVAERAKDIQYSSRTRAITAFVSQSQKHARLIKELLEHIPENVRHTHPLVRQAQKVADGGAVNVVHLIYKNKFFEGHYKDYEFSNDTMGEHWASGLEDIRRSFGHPDWFEVPSHDLGFVTHDVHRHEAAPVPVSDTPESAPESSALVDAIASAPSDSL; translated from the coding sequence ATGCGCCACAGTCAACGCAATAAATTGAAGCAACCGAATCATCTTGAGCTACCTTCCTACGACGAAATCGGTTTGGTCCTGCAGGGCGGTGGCGCGTTGGGTTCCTATCAGGCCGGCGTCTATGAGGGACTTGCAGAATTGGGCGTTGAACCCACCTGGATTTCGGGGATCTCGATTGGCGCGCTGAATACCGCCATCATCGCGGGCAATGCGCCAGAGGATCGCGTTGAAGCATTGCGCGGGTTCTGGAACACCATCTGTCAACCAGCGGACTTGCTGGGGCACGTTGGCGCTTTGGTCCCGGTAGCGTTCGGGTTTCCGAACGTTGGGCGCAAGTGGTCGAGCATGTGGGCGGCCGCTCGTGCTTTGACTGAAGGTCAGAAGGGCTTTTTTGCACCGCGCTTTGCCCTACCCATGGCAGGCGTGGAGAAGAAACAGCCGAACGAGGTGAGCTTTTACGATACGACGGCGTTGCGTGCGACGCTCCTCAAGTACGCCAATTTCGATCGTATCAACGACGGGGACGTTCGCGTCTCTGTCGGCGCGGTTAATGTTCGCACGGGCAATCTGGTGTACTTCGACAACACGCAGATTCGTCTTGAGCCGGAGCACTTTATGGCGTCCGGCGCGTTGCCGCCAGGTTTTCCAGCGGTGGAAATCGACGGAGAATTTTACTGGGACGGAGGTCTGGTCTCCAATACGCCGCTGACGGAAATCGTCAGGGAATGCCAGCACAGGGATACGCTGGTTTTCCAGGTCGATCTGTGGAGCGCAGGGGGAACACTGCCAGGCGATTTCCTTGATGTCGCGGAGCGGGCCAAGGACATTCAATACTCAAGCCGGACCCGCGCCATCACGGCCTTCGTATCGCAGAGCCAGAAGCATGCTCGCCTGATTAAAGAACTGCTTGAACACATTCCGGAGAATGTGCGGCACACACACCCGCTTGTCCGGCAGGCGCAGAAAGTCGCAGACGGCGGCGCGGTCAATGTCGTGCACCTCATCTACAAGAACAAGTTTTTTGAAGGTCACTACAAGGACTACGAGTTCAGCAACGACACCATGGGCGAACATTGGGCGAGCGGCCTCGAGGACATCCGCCGCTCGTTTGGTCACCCCGACTGGTTCGAGGTTCCAAGCCATGACCTTGGCTTCGTTACGCATGACGTCCATCGCCATGAGGCTGCTCCAGTTCCAGTTTCCGATACACCTGAGTCCGCGCCGGAATCGTCGGCGTTAGTTGACGCGATAGCGAGCGCGCCGTCAGACTCTCTTTAG
- a CDS encoding SDR family NAD(P)-dependent oxidoreductase, giving the protein MNRIDLEGRVVVITGGARGIGYAVAQRALNSGASVALWDIDAERLARSERELSELGKVTAVTVELTQEASVVQAVAQTVAAHGAIDVLINCAGITGGNGTTWELDPEVWRRVIDVNLVGPYLTCRAVVPQMLKQGYGRIVNIASVAGKEGNPNASHYSASKAGLIGLTKSLGKELATKNILVNAVTPAAAKTEIFDSMSQQHIDYMLSKIPMNRFLLPEEAASLILWLSSEDCAFSTGSVFDLSGGRATY; this is encoded by the coding sequence ATGAATCGAATCGATCTGGAGGGGCGTGTCGTCGTTATCACCGGCGGCGCGCGCGGCATTGGCTACGCGGTGGCCCAACGGGCGCTGAACTCGGGTGCGTCGGTTGCCCTATGGGACATCGACGCCGAGCGCCTCGCACGCAGCGAGCGCGAACTCAGCGAACTCGGCAAGGTAACGGCCGTCACGGTCGAACTCACCCAGGAAGCTTCCGTTGTTCAGGCGGTGGCACAAACGGTTGCCGCCCATGGCGCGATCGACGTGCTGATCAACTGCGCCGGCATTACCGGCGGCAACGGCACGACATGGGAGCTGGACCCCGAGGTCTGGCGCCGCGTGATCGACGTGAATCTGGTCGGCCCGTATCTCACCTGCCGCGCGGTCGTGCCGCAGATGCTCAAGCAGGGCTATGGCCGGATCGTGAATATCGCCTCGGTAGCCGGCAAAGAGGGCAACCCGAACGCCTCTCACTACAGCGCCTCCAAAGCCGGGCTCATCGGCTTGACCAAATCCCTCGGCAAAGAACTCGCGACGAAGAACATCCTCGTCAATGCGGTCACGCCCGCAGCCGCCAAAACGGAGATCTTCGATTCGATGTCGCAGCAGCATATCGACTACATGCTCTCGAAGATCCCAATGAACCGGTTCCTGTTGCCGGAAGAAGCGGCGTCGCTGATTCTCTGGCTGTCTTCCGAAGATTGCGCGTTCAGCACCGGCTCGGTTTTCGACCTGTCCGGCGGCCGCGCCACTTACTAA
- the rhmD gene encoding L-rhamnonate dehydratase, whose product MAMPTIRHVRAFIVRGGGADYHDQADGHWIDDHISTPMARYPEYRQSRQSFGINVLGTLVVEIEASDGTVGFAVTTGGEIGAFIVEKHLARFLEGQLVTDIEKMWDQMYFSTLYYGRKGVVLNTISGVDLALWDLLAKVRKEPVYQLLGGPVRDELVFYATGARPDLAKEMGFIGGKLPLQHGPAEGEAGLRKNLDKLAEMRSRVGDDFWLMYDCWMSLDVPYATRLARAAHEYGLKWLEECLPPDDYWGYAELRRNVPRGMMVSTGEHEATRWGFRMLLEMQCCDLIQPDVGWCGGMTELIKISALADAHNVMVVPHGSSVYSYHFVVTRHNSPFAEFLMMAPKADQVVPMFTPLLLDEPVPVNGRMKVPDTPGFGVRLNPDCALARPYPR is encoded by the coding sequence ATGGCCATGCCTACTATCCGGCACGTGCGTGCCTTCATCGTCCGTGGTGGCGGCGCGGATTATCACGATCAAGCTGACGGACACTGGATCGACGATCATATTTCTACGCCCATGGCGCGTTATCCGGAGTATCGCCAGAGCCGTCAGTCGTTCGGGATCAATGTACTCGGCACGCTGGTGGTAGAAATCGAGGCGAGCGACGGCACAGTTGGCTTTGCCGTGACGACCGGCGGCGAGATCGGCGCATTCATCGTCGAGAAACATCTCGCGCGTTTTCTCGAAGGTCAACTCGTTACCGACATCGAGAAGATGTGGGATCAGATGTATTTTTCGACGCTGTACTACGGTCGCAAAGGCGTCGTGCTGAATACGATCTCGGGCGTCGATCTCGCGTTGTGGGATTTGCTCGCGAAGGTTCGCAAGGAGCCCGTGTACCAACTATTGGGTGGCCCGGTGCGCGACGAACTCGTGTTCTACGCAACGGGCGCGCGTCCGGACCTCGCGAAGGAGATGGGTTTCATCGGCGGGAAATTGCCGTTGCAGCATGGTCCCGCTGAAGGCGAAGCGGGTCTGAGGAAGAATCTGGACAAGCTCGCCGAGATGCGTAGCCGCGTAGGCGACGACTTCTGGCTCATGTACGACTGCTGGATGAGTCTCGACGTACCGTATGCAACGCGGCTCGCGCGCGCGGCGCATGAATACGGTTTGAAATGGCTCGAAGAGTGCCTGCCGCCGGACGACTACTGGGGTTACGCCGAACTGCGCCGCAACGTGCCGCGCGGCATGATGGTGTCGACCGGTGAACACGAAGCAACGCGCTGGGGTTTTCGCATGCTGCTGGAAATGCAGTGCTGCGATCTGATTCAGCCGGATGTGGGCTGGTGCGGCGGCATGACCGAACTCATCAAGATCTCCGCGCTCGCCGATGCCCACAATGTGATGGTGGTGCCGCATGGTTCGTCGGTCTATAGCTATCACTTCGTCGTCACGCGGCACAACTCGCCGTTCGCCGAGTTTCTGATGATGGCGCCGAAAGCGGATCAGGTGGTGCCGATGTTTACGCCGCTGCTGCTCGATGAACCGGTGCCGGTGAACGGACGGATGAAAGTGCCTGACACGCCGGGCTTCGGCGTGCGGCTCAATCCGGACTGCGCGCTGGCGCGGCCTTATCCGCGTTGA
- a CDS encoding SDR family NAD(P)-dependent oxidoreductase: protein MLLKDKVVIVTGGSRGIGRAIAVACATEGADVAINYWGDNDASYGRRSAVAEVVDEIKALGRRVIAIEGNVAAHETGQELVRRTVEAFGKVDVLASNAGICPFHAFLDMPPEVLESTVAVNLNGAFYVTQAAAQQMKAQGTGGAIVATSSISALVGGGMQTHYTPTKAGVHSLMQSCAVALGPYGIRCNSVMPGTIATDLNAEDLADEAKRAYFEKRIPLGRLGRPEDVADCVVFLASDRARYVTGASLLVDGGLFVNLQ, encoded by the coding sequence GTGTTGCTCAAGGACAAGGTCGTGATCGTCACCGGCGGCTCGCGTGGCATTGGCCGCGCGATAGCGGTTGCGTGCGCAACCGAAGGCGCGGATGTGGCGATCAACTACTGGGGCGATAACGACGCATCTTATGGGCGCCGTTCGGCCGTGGCGGAGGTGGTCGACGAAATCAAAGCACTGGGGCGGCGCGTGATCGCAATCGAAGGCAACGTAGCCGCGCATGAAACCGGTCAGGAACTCGTTCGCCGGACCGTCGAAGCCTTCGGCAAAGTCGACGTGCTCGCGAGCAATGCCGGCATCTGCCCGTTTCACGCATTTCTCGACATGCCGCCGGAAGTATTGGAGTCGACGGTGGCCGTCAATCTGAACGGTGCGTTCTACGTCACGCAAGCCGCCGCGCAGCAGATGAAAGCGCAGGGCACGGGCGGCGCGATCGTGGCCACGAGCTCGATCAGCGCGCTGGTAGGCGGCGGCATGCAAACGCACTACACGCCGACCAAAGCGGGCGTGCATTCGCTGATGCAATCATGCGCGGTGGCGTTGGGGCCGTACGGGATTCGCTGCAATTCGGTGATGCCCGGCACGATCGCGACCGACCTGAACGCGGAAGATCTCGCGGACGAAGCGAAACGGGCCTACTTCGAAAAGCGCATTCCGCTCGGCAGACTGGGTCGCCCGGAAGATGTTGCGGATTGCGTGGTATTCCTGGCTTCCGACCGCGCGCGTTATGTAACAGGCGCCTCGCTGCTGGTGGACGGCGGACTTTTCGTCAACTTGCAGTAA
- a CDS encoding LysR family transcriptional regulator produces the protein MSQHSAAIALVNRLKFKHLALLVALDDARNLHQAAEAINVAQPSASRMLGDIEEAFGFLLFERNARGMTPTPLGVVTLAYARRALAELTRFAEDLDVKRRGGHGQLTVGAIMGAAPDLLAMAVAALKTESPLLNVRILGETSDQVVQLLHRREIDLALGRLTSPLQHNDFSFEPLARETLLLVVRSVHPLAQCSRITLPELIDWPWVAQPVTSPARVLFEEELARAGLATPVNLTECASIFATLQLLENYDAVAMLPESVVRDHVRGKLLVVLPLEIGKSLAGFGILTRKEEALAEPALRFIDLLRGFSRKLARDDSTSAATKPAIASTPVN, from the coding sequence ATGAGCCAACATTCAGCTGCCATCGCACTCGTCAACCGGCTCAAGTTCAAGCACCTCGCGCTGCTCGTCGCACTCGACGACGCGCGCAATCTCCATCAAGCCGCCGAGGCGATCAATGTCGCGCAACCCAGCGCGAGCCGCATGCTCGGCGACATCGAGGAAGCGTTCGGTTTCCTGCTGTTCGAACGCAACGCTCGCGGCATGACGCCCACGCCGCTCGGCGTGGTCACACTGGCCTATGCGCGGCGGGCGCTCGCCGAGTTGACCCGCTTTGCCGAAGACCTCGACGTCAAACGCCGCGGCGGGCATGGACAACTGACCGTCGGCGCCATCATGGGCGCCGCGCCCGATCTGCTGGCCATGGCGGTTGCCGCCCTGAAAACCGAAAGCCCCTTGCTGAACGTGCGTATTCTTGGCGAAACCAGCGACCAGGTCGTGCAATTGCTGCATCGCCGCGAAATCGATCTGGCGCTTGGGCGTCTGACCAGTCCGTTGCAACACAACGATTTCAGTTTCGAGCCGCTCGCACGCGAAACCTTGCTGCTGGTGGTGCGTTCGGTGCATCCACTGGCACAGTGCTCGCGCATCACGTTGCCGGAACTGATCGACTGGCCGTGGGTGGCGCAACCCGTGACCAGTCCGGCGCGCGTGCTGTTCGAGGAAGAACTTGCGCGTGCGGGCCTTGCGACGCCAGTCAATCTGACCGAGTGCGCGTCGATCTTCGCCACGCTGCAATTGCTCGAGAACTACGACGCCGTGGCCATGCTGCCCGAGTCGGTGGTGCGCGATCATGTGCGCGGCAAGCTGCTGGTCGTGCTGCCGCTCGAAATCGGCAAGAGCCTCGCCGGGTTCGGCATTCTCACGCGCAAGGAAGAAGCCCTCGCCGAGCCGGCCCTGCGCTTTATCGACTTGCTGCGTGGTTTCTCGCGCAAACTCGCTCGCGACGATTCCACTTCTGCGGCCACCAAGCCTGCGATCGCATCCACACCGGTCAATTGA
- the rhaM gene encoding L-rhamnose mutarotase yields the protein METIAFRMVLNPGMREEYERRHAQIWPELVDALHNAGMREYRIFFDADSHHLFAVLTRTTNHTVNALPQLEVMRKWWDYMADIMQTAPDHTPLERPLEPVFHLNSLS from the coding sequence ATGGAAACAATCGCTTTCCGGATGGTGCTCAACCCCGGCATGCGTGAGGAATACGAACGACGTCATGCGCAAATCTGGCCCGAACTGGTTGATGCATTGCACAACGCCGGCATGCGCGAGTACCGGATTTTCTTCGACGCGGATTCGCATCATCTTTTCGCCGTTCTCACGCGCACCACGAATCACACCGTGAACGCGTTGCCGCAACTCGAGGTCATGCGCAAATGGTGGGATTACATGGCCGACATCATGCAGACGGCCCCTGACCATACGCCGCTTGAGCGGCCACTCGAGCCGGTCTTTCATCTGAATTCGCTTAGCTAA
- a CDS encoding amidohydrolase: MQVVDSHIHLWDLKTYRYPWLENPGVSFVGDARELKHDYLLDDLLGEAGDIEVLKLVHVEANHDPADPVEETRWLQSIADRPASRGMPNAIVAAVDLSAANAPSILEAHASFANTRGIRQILNVHENKLFDYVGRHFMREPQWREHFALLRRYDLSFDLQLYPSQMEAAAELARTHGDTIFIVNHAGMFVDRNSVAGYRAWRDGMRLLAGCRNVAVKISGLAMFDHQWTVESLRPYVLETIDTFGVERAMFASNFPVDRLFGSYQDLWHAYASIVEGASVAEKEALFCHNAERFYRI; this comes from the coding sequence ATGCAGGTTGTCGATTCGCATATCCATCTGTGGGATCTGAAGACGTATCGCTATCCGTGGCTGGAAAACCCGGGCGTGTCGTTCGTGGGTGACGCGCGCGAGTTGAAGCATGACTATCTGCTCGACGATTTGCTCGGCGAGGCGGGCGATATCGAGGTGCTGAAACTGGTGCACGTGGAAGCGAATCACGATCCCGCCGATCCGGTTGAGGAAACCCGCTGGCTGCAATCCATTGCGGATCGCCCGGCGTCGCGCGGTATGCCGAATGCAATTGTCGCCGCTGTCGATCTGTCCGCCGCGAACGCACCTTCAATACTTGAAGCGCACGCGTCGTTCGCCAATACGCGTGGCATCAGGCAGATCCTGAACGTGCACGAGAACAAGCTGTTCGATTATGTGGGCCGTCATTTCATGCGCGAGCCGCAGTGGCGCGAGCATTTTGCCCTGCTGCGCCGTTACGACCTGTCGTTCGATCTGCAACTGTATCCGTCGCAGATGGAGGCGGCGGCCGAGTTGGCGCGCACGCACGGCGATACGATTTTTATCGTCAACCATGCGGGCATGTTCGTGGACCGCAACAGCGTCGCCGGTTATCGCGCGTGGCGCGACGGCATGCGACTGCTCGCGGGTTGCAGGAACGTCGCGGTGAAGATCAGCGGGCTCGCGATGTTCGATCATCAATGGACCGTTGAAAGCCTGCGTCCTTACGTGCTCGAAACAATCGATACGTTCGGCGTCGAGCGAGCGATGTTTGCGTCGAATTTTCCGGTCGATCGCCTGTTTGGCTCTTACCAGGATTTGTGGCACGCGTATGCGTCGATCGTGGAGGGCGCGAGCGTTGCCGAGAAAGAAGCGCTGTTTTGCCATAACGCGGAGCGCTTTTATCGTATCTGA
- a CDS encoding sugar ABC transporter ATP-binding protein, with amino-acid sequence MQHSPSAVPRLELRHASKSFGRVRALSDGDLALWPGEVHALLGENGAGKSTLVKILAGVHQPDTGELRVDGVARRFATPAEARDAGLAVIYQEPTLFFDLSIAENIFMGRQPVDRIGRIQYDAMRREVDGLLASLGVDLRADQLVRGLSIADQQVIEIAKALSLNANVLIMDEPTAALSLPEVERLFAIVRKLRERDVAILFITHRLDEVFTLTQRVTIMRDGAKVFDGLTADLTTESIVAKMVGRDLETFYPKADLPPGEVRLSVRGLTRVGVFKDISFDVHAGEIVALAGLVGAGRSEVARAIFGIDPLDSGEISIGGKRLVAGSPAAAVRAGLALVPEDRRQQGLALELSIARNASMTVLGRLVKHGLISTRSETQLANQWGTRLRLKAGDPNAPVGTLSGGNQQKVVLGKWLATHPKVLIIDEPTRGIDVGAKAEVYGALAELVRDGMAVLMISSELPEVLGMADRVLVMHEGRISADIARAEADEERIMGAALGQPVPPLGRAPKEAPLGGAA; translated from the coding sequence GTGCAGCACTCTCCATCCGCTGTGCCCAGGCTGGAACTCCGGCACGCGAGCAAATCGTTCGGCCGGGTCCGTGCGTTATCCGACGGCGATCTCGCGTTGTGGCCGGGCGAAGTGCATGCGTTGCTCGGCGAAAACGGCGCGGGAAAATCGACGCTCGTGAAGATTCTCGCGGGCGTGCATCAGCCGGATACCGGCGAGCTGCGGGTCGACGGTGTGGCACGCCGCTTCGCAACGCCTGCAGAAGCGCGCGACGCGGGCCTCGCGGTGATCTATCAGGAGCCGACGCTATTCTTCGATCTCTCGATCGCGGAAAACATCTTCATGGGACGGCAGCCGGTCGACCGGATCGGCCGCATTCAGTACGACGCCATGCGCCGCGAGGTGGACGGATTGCTGGCCTCGCTCGGGGTCGATCTGCGTGCGGATCAACTGGTGCGTGGTTTGTCGATTGCCGATCAGCAGGTGATAGAAATTGCGAAGGCGTTGTCGTTGAACGCGAACGTGCTGATCATGGACGAGCCGACCGCGGCCTTGTCGCTGCCGGAAGTGGAGCGGCTCTTTGCGATCGTGCGCAAGCTGCGCGAACGCGACGTGGCGATTCTTTTCATTACGCACCGGCTGGATGAAGTGTTCACGCTGACGCAGCGCGTCACGATCATGCGCGACGGCGCGAAGGTATTCGACGGGCTGACCGCCGATCTCACCACCGAATCCATCGTCGCGAAGATGGTGGGTCGCGATCTGGAGACGTTCTATCCGAAAGCCGATTTGCCACCGGGCGAAGTTCGATTGTCCGTGCGTGGACTCACGCGCGTGGGTGTTTTCAAGGACATTTCGTTCGACGTCCACGCCGGCGAAATCGTCGCACTGGCGGGCCTCGTCGGCGCGGGCCGCAGCGAAGTGGCGCGCGCGATCTTCGGCATCGATCCCCTCGATTCGGGGGAAATTTCGATTGGCGGCAAGCGCCTCGTCGCAGGCAGTCCGGCCGCCGCGGTGCGTGCCGGACTTGCGCTGGTGCCGGAAGACCGTCGTCAGCAAGGATTGGCACTGGAACTGAGCATTGCGCGCAATGCCTCGATGACGGTGCTCGGACGTCTCGTCAAACATGGCCTGATTTCCACCCGCAGCGAAACGCAACTGGCCAATCAGTGGGGCACGCGCTTGCGTCTCAAAGCGGGCGACCCCAATGCGCCGGTCGGCACGCTCTCCGGCGGCAATCAGCAAAAGGTCGTGCTGGGCAAGTGGCTCGCCACCCACCCGAAGGTCCTGATCATCGACGAACCCACCCGCGGCATCGACGTTGGCGCCAAAGCCGAGGTCTATGGCGCGCTGGCGGAACTGGTGCGCGACGGCATGGCCGTGCTGATGATTTCGAGCGAATTGCCCGAAGTACTTGGCATGGCGGATCGCGTTCTGGTCATGCACGAGGGCCGTATCAGCGCCGATATAGCGCGCGCCGAAGCTGACGAAGAGCGCATCATGGGCGCCGCGCTCGGCCAGCCGGTCCCACCCTTGGGGCGCGCTCCCAAAGAAGCCCCGCTCGGGGGCGCCGCATGA
- a CDS encoding ABC transporter permease, which translates to MMRHSTTHPAPVQAPLPKRTGSAPGGFIAGIAKSRETTLFVVLILLIVGTGLAKPQFLNLQNLRDVLLNVSIISLLTAGMTVVILMRHIDLSVGSTVGISAYAVGSLYVAFPQMPVIVALLAGLAIGLVAGSINALLVAVGRVPSLVATLSTLYIFRGADYAWVHGGQINATSLPDAFSRLATGTFFGIPTLALIAIVVLAGLAVYLKQFRGGREHYAIGSNPEAARLAGVNVEHRVMAGFLLSGAIAGFAGALWLARFGTVDASTAKGIELQVVAAAVVGSVAITGGVGTILGATLGALVLGVISIALVVLHVSPFWEQAIQGALIVAAITADTLLARSVAKRMMRKRDHG; encoded by the coding sequence ATGATGCGCCATTCTACGACCCATCCCGCGCCGGTTCAGGCGCCGCTCCCCAAACGCACCGGCAGCGCGCCAGGCGGCTTCATCGCGGGCATTGCGAAGAGCCGCGAGACGACGCTCTTCGTCGTGCTGATTCTGTTGATCGTGGGGACGGGGCTCGCGAAGCCGCAGTTCCTGAATCTGCAGAACCTGCGTGACGTGTTGCTCAATGTGTCGATTATCAGCTTGCTGACAGCCGGCATGACGGTAGTCATCCTGATGCGGCATATCGATCTGTCGGTAGGGTCGACGGTCGGCATCAGCGCCTACGCGGTCGGCAGTCTGTACGTTGCGTTTCCGCAAATGCCGGTGATCGTCGCGCTGCTGGCCGGACTCGCGATCGGTCTGGTGGCAGGCAGTATCAACGCGTTGCTCGTTGCCGTGGGGCGCGTGCCGTCACTGGTGGCGACACTCTCCACGCTCTACATTTTTCGCGGCGCGGACTATGCGTGGGTCCACGGCGGGCAGATCAACGCGACCAGCTTGCCCGACGCGTTTTCCCGTCTTGCGACCGGCACGTTCTTCGGCATACCGACGCTTGCGTTAATCGCGATCGTCGTGCTCGCCGGTCTGGCTGTCTATCTGAAGCAGTTTCGCGGCGGACGCGAGCACTACGCGATCGGCTCGAATCCGGAGGCGGCACGGCTTGCCGGCGTGAATGTGGAACATCGCGTCATGGCGGGTTTTTTGCTGTCCGGTGCGATTGCCGGTTTCGCGGGCGCGTTGTGGCTCGCGCGCTTTGGCACGGTCGACGCAAGCACCGCGAAGGGCATCGAGTTGCAGGTCGTGGCCGCCGCCGTGGTGGGCAGCGTCGCGATCACCGGCGGTGTGGGCACCATCCTCGGCGCGACGCTCGGCGCGCTTGTGCTGGGCGTGATCAGCATCGCGCTCGTCGTGCTGCACGTCTCGCCATTCTGGGAGCAGGCGATTCAGGGTGCGCTGATCGTCGCCGCGATTACCGCCGACACCTTGCTGGCCCGCTCAGTCGCCAAACGCATGATGAGGAAACGCGATCATGGCTAA